GGACGGCGGGGCTTATGCTCACCAACCCCAACACCCTCGGCATCTTCGAGGATGAGATACTGGAGATAGCGAGGATAGTGCACGAGGCCGGGGGGTTGCTCTACTACGACGGTGCAAACCTCAACGGGGTGCTCGGTAAGATCAGGCCCGGGGATATGGGCTTTGACGTGGTCCACCTGAACCTCCACAAGACCTTCTCCACGCCCCACGGTGGCGGCGGTCCGGGAAGCGGTCCCGTTGGTGTGAAGGACTTCCTCAGGGACTACCTGCCGGTACCCCTCGTAGGGTATGATGAAGAAAAGGATCGCTATTACCTCGACTACGACGTTCCAAAGAGCATAGGTAAGGTAAAGGAATTCTACGGGAACTTCGCCGTCATGGTGAGGGCACTCGCTTACCTGAAGATCATGGGGCGGGAGGGCCTCAAGGAGGCCAGCGAAGTGGCGGTGCTCAACACCAACTACCTCGCCCGCAAACTCGAGGGCACGAGGGGCTACGAACTGCCCCACAAGAAGCTCAGGAAGCATGAGGTGGTATTCTCTGCGGAGCCAATGAAGAGGGAGACGGGCGTCAGTACCCTCGACGTGGCCAAGAGGCTGCTCGACTTCGGTCTCCACGCACCGACCATGTACTTCCCCCTGATAGTTCACGAGGCCCTCATGATAGAGCCCACGGAAACCGTCAGCAGGGAGGAGATAGATGCCTACGTCGAGGCACTGAAGAGGATAAGCGAGGAAGCTTACGGCAATCCCGAAGTGGTCAAGAGCGCACCCCACAACACCGCAGTTAGAAGGGTGGACGACGTTCTGGCCGCAAGGAGGCCGATAATAACGTGGCGCATGTACCGGGAGCTGAAGGAGAAGGGAAAGGTTGACGTTTGATTTTTTCTTATTCTTCTTCGTCTGAACGGGCCCGCCACAGGGAAGTGGGGACATGCTCGGAGTAGTGCTGGCAGGGGGTAGAAGCAGGCGCTTTGGCGGGGATAAACTGCTCTTTAGGGTGGACGGTAAGCCCCTCATCCTGCATACCCTCGAAA
The window above is part of the Thermococcus sp. P6 genome. Proteins encoded here:
- the gcvPB gene encoding aminomethyl-transferring glycine dehydrogenase subunit GcvPB, which produces MFRQAKWDEPLIFELSREGRIGYTLPRPIEDVNVEIPEKLKRKSPLNLPELSEPEVVKHYTRLSEMNYGVDSGIYPLGSCTMKYNPKINEEIAGHPKVAYVHPYQDERTVQGALRIMWELEQWLKEITGMDRFTLQPAAGANGEFTGVSIIRAYHLDRGDTKRDEILVPDSAHGTNPASAAMAGFRVVEIPSNEEGTVDLEALENAVSDRTAGLMLTNPNTLGIFEDEILEIARIVHEAGGLLYYDGANLNGVLGKIRPGDMGFDVVHLNLHKTFSTPHGGGGPGSGPVGVKDFLRDYLPVPLVGYDEEKDRYYLDYDVPKSIGKVKEFYGNFAVMVRALAYLKIMGREGLKEASEVAVLNTNYLARKLEGTRGYELPHKKLRKHEVVFSAEPMKRETGVSTLDVAKRLLDFGLHAPTMYFPLIVHEALMIEPTETVSREEIDAYVEALKRISEEAYGNPEVVKSAPHNTAVRRVDDVLAARRPIITWRMYRELKEKGKVDV